One genomic region from Pseudomonas sp. R5-89-07 encodes:
- a CDS encoding SUMF1/EgtB/PvdO family nonheme iron enzyme, with amino-acid sequence MFKLVGACVALSLASLAWADEASDKLDNPKPLPDDVSLPLPCEGSMVFRYAYVLAQGTLDDREVNLGYPFAEGEAGYQQSFISGYRRDFINGQFTLKDLPKDWSSVIAPLMPKTDAKTPLKPMLYFIGKYEVTARQYAQVMSQAQSLASGEPAPACDAPTGMAGRLPKVKLSRFEAERFSAVYSAWLMKYHRELLPVSGRGASAEDGGLGFVRLPTEVEWEFAARGGQAVSRQDLEGRLFPRRVEGSESDGPLSDYAVFNQVAGGTGQAARLMPIGTKLPNPIGMFDVIGNAAEMVQESFQLVHAGRRQGTYGGFVVKGGNYLEGEGTLFTGMRREYPLFAADGTEQSNETTGFRVAIGALSAPRSRYKELFVQWQKEGRLASLTDAIDDAQDPTKRLDSIIAASVDPKLQAELGLVNEELKRNVSLIAQQREEAAGNLIQSAALVAETISNYNIRLANLQKSRQQAVDNKDQASAQLFDMAIANGRSALDGAVAIYIDNLATGTRYTDAVIQAQFQRIKEELDRKPVLGKSLVTRATLFVRHVGNYRKQQRADPATILKELLAASGQRS; translated from the coding sequence ATGTTTAAGTTAGTGGGCGCCTGTGTGGCGCTGAGCCTGGCCTCGCTGGCCTGGGCCGATGAGGCAAGCGACAAGCTCGACAACCCCAAGCCGTTGCCGGACGACGTGAGCCTGCCGCTGCCGTGCGAAGGCAGCATGGTGTTCCGCTACGCCTATGTGCTGGCCCAGGGCACCCTGGACGACCGTGAGGTCAACCTCGGCTACCCCTTTGCCGAAGGCGAGGCGGGCTATCAGCAGTCGTTCATCTCCGGTTACCGGCGCGACTTCATCAACGGCCAGTTCACCCTCAAGGACCTGCCCAAGGACTGGAGCAGCGTGATCGCGCCGCTGATGCCGAAGACCGACGCCAAGACCCCGCTCAAGCCCATGCTGTACTTCATCGGCAAATACGAAGTGACCGCCCGCCAGTACGCCCAGGTGATGTCCCAGGCCCAGTCGCTGGCCAGCGGCGAGCCGGCGCCGGCCTGCGATGCGCCCACCGGCATGGCCGGGCGCTTGCCGAAAGTAAAGCTGTCGCGCTTTGAGGCCGAGCGTTTCTCGGCGGTGTACAGCGCCTGGCTGATGAAATACCACCGCGAGTTGCTGCCGGTGAGTGGTCGCGGCGCCTCGGCCGAAGACGGCGGCCTGGGCTTTGTGCGCTTGCCCACCGAGGTGGAATGGGAATTCGCCGCGCGCGGTGGCCAGGCGGTGAGCCGTCAGGACCTGGAGGGGCGCCTGTTTCCACGCCGCGTCGAGGGCAGTGAAAGCGACGGGCCACTGAGCGATTACGCGGTGTTCAACCAGGTCGCCGGCGGCACTGGCCAGGCTGCACGGCTGATGCCCATCGGCACCAAGCTGCCCAACCCGATTGGTATGTTCGATGTGATCGGCAATGCCGCGGAAATGGTTCAGGAATCCTTCCAACTCGTTCACGCCGGGCGCCGCCAGGGCACCTATGGCGGCTTCGTGGTCAAGGGCGGCAACTACCTGGAGGGCGAAGGCACGTTATTCACCGGCATGCGCCGCGAGTACCCGCTGTTTGCCGCCGACGGCACCGAGCAAAGCAATGAGACCACCGGCTTTCGCGTCGCGATTGGCGCGCTGTCGGCGCCGCGCTCACGCTACAAGGAATTGTTTGTGCAGTGGCAGAAAGAAGGCCGCCTGGCGTCGCTGACCGACGCCATCGACGACGCCCAGGACCCGACCAAGCGCCTGGACAGCATCATCGCCGCCAGCGTCGACCCCAAGCTGCAAGCCGAACTGGGCCTGGTCAACGAAGAGCTCAAGCGCAACGTTTCGCTGATCGCCCAGCAGCGCGAAGAAGCGGCGGGCAACCTGATCCAGTCCGCCGCATTGGTGGCCGAGACCATCAGCAACTACAACATCCGCCTGGCCAACCTGCAGAAGAGTCGCCAGCAGGCCGTGGACAACAAGGACCAGGCCAGCGCGCAGTTGTTCGACATGGCGATTGCCAACGGGCGCAGCGCACTGGACGGCGCCGTGGCGATCTACATCGACAACCTGGCCACCGGCACGCGCTACACCGATGCGGTGATCCAGGCACAGTTTCAACGAATCAAGGAAGAGTTGGATCGCAAGCCAGTGCTCGGCAAGAGCCTGGTGACGCGCGCGACACTGTTCGTTCGCCATGTCGGCAACTACCGCAAGCAACAGCGGGCCGACCCGGCAACGATCTTGAAGGAATTGCTCGCAGCGAGCGGTCAGCGGTCTTGA
- a CDS encoding ABC transporter permease — protein MRIGLVASLAWQDYRNDAWLSACSVLALVAVIAPLLVLFGLKFGLVSSLTERLETDPATREIIALGGGRFSSAWVEQLGQRSDVAFAIPRTRQIAATAQVGALVLEMLPTASGDPLLAGLPMPKGLDQIVLSHTAAEKLAARPGDWLETRFARQLAGRVEAQRTRVQVLAVLPLEAFARDGLFADLALLEAVEDYRDGRAVPALQWEGEVVGVGEQRVYPAFRLYARTLTDVEPLRLYFAGQQVLVSTQAQTIAQVQSLSRNLSIVFWIICGLALAGAFAATFAGALAAVARKRRELSVLRLLGFSTAALLLFVVMQALYSASVAAVLSAGLYGLAETVVNKLFVQVPGEHASHLLARHYGLALVAVLGVSAVAAACGGWRVARIQASEGIRDV, from the coding sequence ATGCGCATCGGCCTGGTTGCGTCGCTCGCCTGGCAGGACTACCGCAACGATGCGTGGCTGTCGGCCTGCTCGGTGCTGGCGCTGGTGGCCGTTATCGCGCCATTGCTGGTGTTATTTGGGCTGAAATTTGGACTGGTTAGCAGTTTGACCGAACGCTTGGAGACCGACCCGGCTACCCGTGAAATCATTGCGCTGGGCGGTGGTCGATTCAGCAGTGCCTGGGTCGAGCAGTTGGGCCAGCGTAGCGATGTGGCGTTCGCCATACCGCGTACGCGGCAGATCGCGGCGACCGCGCAGGTGGGTGCTTTGGTATTGGAAATGCTGCCCACCGCCTCGGGCGACCCGTTGCTGGCTGGCTTGCCGATGCCCAAGGGCCTGGACCAGATCGTGCTCAGCCATACCGCCGCCGAGAAGCTTGCGGCGCGGCCCGGCGACTGGCTGGAGACCCGCTTTGCGCGGCAACTGGCAGGGCGCGTCGAGGCGCAGCGCACGCGGGTGCAGGTGCTGGCGGTATTGCCGCTGGAGGCCTTTGCCCGTGACGGGCTGTTTGCTGACCTGGCGTTGCTGGAGGCGGTGGAAGATTATCGCGACGGCCGCGCGGTGCCGGCGTTGCAGTGGGAGGGTGAGGTGGTCGGCGTGGGCGAGCAGCGGGTGTATCCGGCGTTTCGCTTGTATGCGCGCACGCTCACCGACGTGGAACCGCTGCGCCTGTACTTCGCCGGGCAGCAGGTGCTGGTGTCGACCCAGGCGCAAACCATCGCCCAGGTGCAGTCGTTGAGTCGCAACCTGTCGATCGTATTCTGGATTATCTGCGGGTTGGCGTTGGCCGGTGCATTCGCGGCGACGTTCGCCGGGGCGCTGGCTGCGGTGGCGCGCAAGCGTCGGGAGTTGTCGGTGTTGCGCCTGTTGGGCTTTTCCACGGCCGCGCTGTTGTTGTTTGTGGTGATGCAGGCGCTGTACAGCGCGAGTGTTGCCGCCGTGCTCAGTGCCGGGTTGTATGGCCTGGCCGAAACCGTTGTGAATAAGCTATTCGTGCAGGTGCCGGGCGAACACGCCAGCCATCTGTTGGCGCGTCACTACGGCTTGGCCCTGGTAGCTGTACTCGGCGTCAGCGCCGTGGCGGCGGCCTGTGGTGGTTGGCGAGTGGCGCGTATCCAGGCTTCTGAAGGAATCAGAGATGTTTAA
- a CDS encoding ABC transporter ATP-binding protein: MLSLNAVHKSRGVGSQRYSLVIPALHLCAGEQLAIVGPSGCGKSTLLDMLALVLAPDRSGQFEFNQVDIDGLWRADGQSALARLRSRHLGYVLQTGGLLGFLDVRGNIALSRQLLGLKDDGSVARLAEQLEISDQLDKPPAALSVGQRQRVSCARALAHAPQLVLADEPTASLDPLNAERVMQALLAQAREHRAACVIATHDEPLARASGLQVRRIGCRRDADGGVTATLGEAC; encoded by the coding sequence ATGCTGAGCCTGAACGCGGTGCACAAGAGCCGGGGCGTCGGCAGCCAGCGCTACAGCCTGGTGATTCCGGCGCTGCACTTGTGTGCCGGTGAGCAACTAGCGATTGTCGGGCCCAGCGGCTGTGGCAAGAGCACCTTGCTGGACATGCTGGCGCTGGTGTTGGCGCCGGATCGGAGCGGGCAGTTCGAGTTCAACCAGGTCGACATCGACGGGCTCTGGCGCGCGGATGGGCAAAGCGCCCTGGCAAGGTTGCGCAGCCGGCATCTGGGCTATGTGCTGCAAACCGGCGGGCTGCTGGGGTTTCTCGATGTGCGCGGCAACATTGCCTTGTCCCGCCAATTACTGGGCTTGAAGGACGACGGCAGCGTGGCGCGCCTGGCCGAGCAATTGGAAATCAGCGACCAGTTGGACAAGCCTCCAGCTGCCCTGTCGGTGGGCCAGCGCCAACGCGTGAGCTGCGCCCGCGCCCTGGCCCACGCACCGCAACTGGTGCTGGCCGACGAGCCGACCGCGTCCCTCGACCCGCTCAATGCCGAGCGTGTGATGCAGGCGCTACTGGCCCAGGCTCGCGAGCACCGCGCCGCCTGTGTGATTGCCACCCATGATGAACCCCTGGCCCGCGCCAGTGGCTTGCAGGTGCGGCGCATCGGCTGCCGTCGCGATGCGGATGGCGGTGTCACGGCGACGCTCGGGGAGGCGTGCTGA
- a CDS encoding serine/threonine-protein kinase, producing the protein MNIVIPGYDIEGEIGEGAMANVYLATQRSLERKVALKVMAAALAADPSFCERFLREGKTLARLSHPHTVTIHDIGNVGELYYMAMEYLPNGTLKERIAAGLTPEQGVTLIRQIASALGYAHAQGLVHRDVKPANILFRADGTAVLSDFGIAKSLDDRTQFTQAGFAVGTPSYMSPEQARGQEIDGRADLYALGVVLYEILVGKLPYSGTDALSTALAHLTEPLPELPVHHGRYQSVLRKLLAKDPAERYPDAAALLLALDQLPAQSPEATLVRPLPIPLSFDLAGITPESIEIPTGQPQPVRRPVVAPMQHSEQRRGPVLALAAVAVAVALAIGGASYWWLGGTDESVKPPAAVVPQAKPPAAAVAVADADGGQRPLLMAGKKTLFQRVLSKPGAKLSNEAGSASGKALPAFSVLYVYQRKEVDGSPWVRVGAATDGRSDGWLPASQVSDWKQSLVLKFTERSGRAPVMFLRQSAEVEKLLADPAAAKSVLAKAQNNREDNQQVLALEPTASAVPQNQFYLLPIFDAKESFDENGQPVQLLNVASIDPGSSAIAKPAAAVAGANADAFRTAVVLVVDTTVSMQPYIDQVRDVVHELQTRIAERGELDSVSFGLVGFRNSIKKTPGLEYVAKTLITLDQGRDPQRFLDMARQVKASTVSSHSFNEDAFAGVMQAVDGMDWSGYGGRIILLVSDAGALRKNDPFAATQMNEAEVRQAALGKQIKIYALHLRTDAGKKTHAGAESQYRTLTADANPQIGDLYTAVPGGDVRKLGERVDEIGTVFANLVHQVRSNTPQPVPLLSAAPSLADKSAAVGYAMHMDFLGRKTASQAPQLVSAWTADRDLTNPALPAFQVCVMLTKLQLNDLQQSLKLIVDAARKTQSSPKDFFQEIASASAYMSRDPQALRKGGNLADGGLLGEYLEGLPYRSKSLNMTQDLWLSLSVAEQEDFIDELDSKIRLYETFHNDLANWVRFGDAEPGDALYRVPLSTLP; encoded by the coding sequence ATGAATATTGTCATCCCCGGCTATGACATCGAAGGCGAAATCGGCGAAGGCGCCATGGCCAATGTGTACCTGGCGACCCAGCGTTCGCTGGAACGCAAGGTGGCACTCAAGGTGATGGCGGCGGCGCTGGCGGCCGACCCGAGCTTCTGCGAACGCTTCCTGCGCGAGGGCAAGACCCTGGCGCGCTTGTCGCACCCGCACACGGTGACTATCCATGACATCGGCAATGTCGGTGAGCTGTATTACATGGCCATGGAATACCTGCCCAACGGCACGCTCAAGGAGCGCATCGCTGCCGGGCTGACCCCGGAGCAGGGCGTGACGCTGATCCGCCAGATTGCCTCGGCGCTCGGTTATGCCCACGCCCAGGGCCTGGTGCACCGCGACGTCAAGCCGGCGAACATTCTGTTCCGCGCCGACGGCACGGCGGTGTTGTCGGACTTCGGCATCGCCAAGTCCTTGGACGACCGCACCCAGTTCACCCAGGCCGGCTTTGCCGTGGGCACGCCGAGCTACATGAGCCCGGAGCAGGCGCGCGGCCAGGAGATCGACGGTCGCGCCGACCTGTATGCGCTAGGCGTGGTGCTCTACGAAATCCTGGTGGGCAAGCTGCCTTACAGCGGCACCGATGCGCTCTCCACCGCGCTGGCCCACCTGACCGAGCCCTTGCCGGAACTGCCGGTGCACCATGGCCGCTACCAGAGTGTGCTGCGCAAGTTACTGGCCAAGGACCCGGCAGAGCGTTATCCGGATGCGGCGGCGTTGCTGCTGGCGCTGGATCAACTGCCGGCGCAGTCGCCAGAGGCCACCTTGGTGCGGCCGCTGCCGATCCCGCTCAGCTTTGACCTGGCGGGGATCACGCCGGAGTCCATTGAAATACCGACGGGCCAGCCGCAACCCGTGCGTCGGCCGGTGGTGGCGCCGATGCAACACAGCGAGCAGCGCCGCGGGCCGGTATTGGCGCTGGCGGCGGTTGCCGTGGCAGTGGCTCTGGCCATCGGTGGCGCCAGTTACTGGTGGTTGGGCGGCACCGATGAATCGGTCAAGCCGCCGGCTGCCGTGGTGCCTCAAGCCAAGCCACCTGCGGCGGCGGTTGCGGTTGCGGATGCGGATGGCGGCCAGCGTCCGCTGCTGATGGCCGGCAAGAAGACCCTGTTCCAGCGTGTGCTGAGCAAGCCCGGCGCGAAGCTTTCCAACGAGGCGGGCAGCGCGTCGGGCAAAGCCTTGCCGGCGTTTTCCGTGCTCTACGTGTACCAGCGCAAGGAGGTCGACGGCAGCCCTTGGGTGCGGGTCGGCGCGGCCACCGATGGTCGCAGTGACGGTTGGCTGCCGGCCTCGCAGGTCAGTGACTGGAAGCAGAGCCTGGTGCTCAAGTTCACCGAGCGCTCAGGCCGGGCGCCGGTGATGTTCCTGCGCCAGTCCGCTGAGGTGGAAAAACTGCTGGCCGACCCCGCAGCGGCGAAAAGCGTGTTGGCCAAGGCGCAGAACAACCGCGAAGACAATCAACAAGTCCTGGCCCTGGAACCCACCGCCAGCGCGGTGCCGCAGAACCAGTTCTACCTGCTGCCGATCTTCGACGCCAAAGAGAGCTTCGACGAAAACGGCCAGCCCGTGCAACTGCTCAATGTCGCCTCCATCGACCCTGGCAGCAGCGCCATTGCCAAGCCGGCGGCCGCCGTGGCTGGCGCCAATGCCGACGCCTTCCGCACGGCGGTGGTGTTGGTGGTGGACACCACCGTGTCGATGCAGCCGTATATCGACCAGGTGCGCGACGTGGTGCACGAACTGCAAACCCGTATCGCCGAACGCGGCGAGCTGGACAGCGTCAGCTTCGGCCTGGTGGGCTTTCGCAACAGCATCAAGAAAACCCCCGGCCTGGAATACGTGGCCAAGACCCTGATCACCCTCGACCAGGGCCGCGACCCGCAACGCTTCCTGGACATGGCGCGGCAGGTCAAGGCGTCGACGGTGTCCAGCCATTCGTTCAACGAAGACGCGTTTGCCGGGGTGATGCAGGCGGTGGACGGCATGGATTGGTCCGGCTACGGCGGGCGCATCATCCTGCTGGTCTCCGATGCCGGGGCGTTGCGCAAGAACGACCCGTTCGCCGCCACCCAGATGAACGAAGCCGAAGTGCGCCAGGCGGCGCTGGGCAAGCAGATCAAGATCTACGCGTTGCATCTGCGCACCGACGCCGGCAAGAAAACCCATGCCGGCGCCGAAAGCCAGTACCGCACCCTGACTGCCGACGCAAACCCGCAGATCGGCGACCTGTACACAGCGGTGCCCGGTGGTGACGTGCGCAAGCTGGGTGAGCGGGTCGACGAGATCGGCACGGTGTTCGCCAACCTCGTGCATCAGGTGCGCAGTAACACGCCGCAGCCGGTGCCGCTGCTCAGTGCCGCGCCGAGCCTGGCGGATAAGTCCGCAGCGGTCGGTTATGCGATGCACATGGATTTTCTTGGCCGCAAAACCGCGAGCCAGGCGCCCCAACTGGTCAGCGCCTGGACCGCCGACCGCGACCTGACCAACCCGGCGCTGCCGGCGTTCCAGGTGTGCGTGATGCTGACCAAGCTGCAACTGAACGACCTGCAGCAGTCGCTGAAACTGATCGTCGACGCGGCGCGCAAAACCCAAAGCTCGCCCAAGGATTTCTTCCAGGAAATCGCCAGCGCCTCGGCGTATATGAGCCGTGACCCGCAAGCCCTGCGCAAGGGCGGCAACCTGGCCGACGGCGGCCTGCTGGGCGAATACCTGGAGGGCCTGCCGTATCGCAGCAAGTCGCTGAACATGACCCAGGACCTGTGGTTGTCGTTGAGCGTGGCTGAGCAGGAAGACTTTATCGACGAGCTGGATTCGAAAATCCGCCTCTACGAAACCTTCCACAATGACCTGGCCAACTGGGTGCGTTTCGGCGATGCCGAACCGGGCGATGCGTTGTACCGCGTACCGTTGTCGACGTTGCCGTGA
- a CDS encoding PP2C family serine/threonine-protein phosphatase, with amino-acid sequence MGATYVSASKSHVGMVRQVNEDACLDLPQNRLWVVADGMGGHAAGDYVSSLIVDSLRNVPVGRSLEEYAAALRNDLIRINAAVREETANRGVTMMGSTVVVLAARGLRGVCLWAGDSRLYRLRDGELHSISRDHSYVQDLQDSGLLSEADARVHPRANIVTRAVGVEAQLDVASVDLLIAPGDSYLLCSDGLTKTVEDHEIREVLGHDAPDEIVRSLVHLGLNRGAPDNITTIVVKVSP; translated from the coding sequence ATGGGCGCGACGTATGTATCCGCGAGCAAAAGCCATGTGGGCATGGTGCGCCAGGTCAATGAAGACGCGTGCCTGGACCTGCCGCAAAACCGCCTGTGGGTGGTGGCCGATGGCATGGGTGGGCACGCGGCGGGGGACTATGTCAGCAGCCTGATCGTCGACAGCCTGCGCAACGTGCCGGTGGGACGCTCCCTTGAGGAATACGCGGCGGCCTTGCGCAACGACCTGATCCGCATCAACGCGGCTGTCCGCGAAGAAACCGCCAACCGTGGCGTGACCATGATGGGCAGCACCGTGGTGGTGCTGGCGGCGCGTGGCTTGCGCGGGGTGTGCCTGTGGGCCGGAGACAGTCGCCTGTACCGCCTGCGCGATGGTGAGCTGCACAGCATTTCCCGCGACCACAGCTACGTGCAGGACCTGCAAGACAGCGGCCTGCTCAGCGAAGCCGACGCCCGTGTGCATCCGCGCGCCAACATCGTGACCCGCGCAGTGGGCGTGGAAGCGCAACTGGACGTGGCCTCGGTCGACCTGTTGATCGCCCCCGGCGACAGCTACCTGCTGTGCAGCGACGGCCTGACCAAAACCGTCGAAGACCACGAAATCCGTGAAGTGCTCGGCCATGACGCGCCCGATGAAATCGTACGCAGCCTGGTGCACCTGGGGCTCAATCGCGGCGCGCCGGACAACATCACCACCATCGTCGTGAAGGTGTCGCCATGA
- the tagF gene encoding type VI secretion system-associated protein TagF: MTTLGFYGKLASRGDFVSRALPQSFIGPWDSWLAAGLLASQNSLGGDWLNAYLVSPLWRFVLAPGVCGPDAAAGVLMPSIDRVGRYFPLAVVVVLDHDINPASLVGGPDAWFEQAEELLLSTLDTGATFEAFNAGLDNLGLPATAPRAVDSRFAGLQRVAATVPHGRMTALAEQACEGASLWWGRGSQRISPGLLRCQGLPVANDFAQFLLGQEGVM, translated from the coding sequence ATGACGACGCTGGGTTTCTACGGCAAGTTGGCCAGTCGCGGTGATTTTGTCAGCCGCGCCTTGCCCCAGAGTTTTATCGGCCCCTGGGACAGCTGGCTGGCGGCGGGTTTGCTCGCCAGCCAGAACAGCCTGGGTGGTGACTGGCTCAACGCTTACCTGGTCAGCCCGCTGTGGCGCTTTGTGCTCGCGCCAGGCGTGTGCGGGCCGGACGCGGCGGCGGGTGTGCTGATGCCAAGCATCGATCGAGTCGGGCGCTATTTTCCGCTGGCGGTGGTGGTGGTGCTCGATCACGACATCAACCCGGCCTCCCTGGTGGGCGGGCCTGATGCGTGGTTCGAGCAGGCCGAGGAGCTGTTGCTGAGCACGCTGGACACCGGCGCCACGTTCGAAGCGTTCAATGCTGGCCTGGACAACCTTGGCCTGCCAGCGACGGCACCGCGTGCGGTCGACAGCCGTTTTGCCGGCCTGCAACGCGTGGCCGCCACCGTGCCCCACGGGCGCATGACGGCGCTTGCCGAACAGGCCTGCGAAGGTGCCAGCCTTTGGTGGGGACGAGGTTCGCAGCGTATTTCCCCCGGTTTATTGCGGTGCCAGGGCTTGCCTGTCGCCAACGATTTTGCGCAGTTTTTGCTCGGACAAGAAGGTGTGATGTAG